The window GAACAAATGGCgaaagatattgaaaataaattatcagcAAAGGAAGAAATTATCCAGCAATTGAAACTAGAAACTGTAAACAAAACTAAAGAGATTGAAAACGCTCAACAGGAAATAACAGACCTCAAAGCTATTGTTCTACAGAAGACAACGGAAgttgaacaattttcgaaaaaatgtacagGTAAAAACTATTTCAACATAATATAGGGAATACTGCTTGTGTCAGAATATACAATATTCGAATTTATCCAATATTCATACAGTCTTTCTGTTGAAACCCACCGCTTCGACAGAGAAGGCAGTTCAATGTACTCACCAAATTTTTCAGAACTGGAGAACTCAATTTCGGCATCAGTGAATGGTAAGACTTTGCTTGAAACTGAGTTGCAATCTTTAACATCTACCAATGCTGAGTTGAATAGAAAGTTAATTActttggaggaaaaaaattctttactagttgaacagaaaaagaaactggtTTGTATgacattattactttttttcaatgacaAGCTTGGAAAATTCGCCTTGGAAAACAAAGATTGTCGTTTTCTTTACAGGAATTGGACATATGTAATTTAATAAGTTCCACGGCGAACTCGTCTGATCAACTCATGAAATATAACGAAGATCTCAGAAAAAAGGAACAAGAGTTGGACGAAGTGCGCGATAAAGTCGgccaaattcaaaattctctCGAATCTGTTCAAAATACTCTGAAGTCAACTGAGCAAGATTTAGAAAAGTCACAACTATTGAATAAAGAATCTAACTCGAAGCTTGATGAAGTACAAGGTTTGCTTAtgtcggagaaaaaaataaacactgATCTCACACTGCAACTTGGTTCCTTGAAAAATCGAGAACGTGAACTGGTTGAAACTGTTGATAAAGGTAAAGATCTGAgtttggaaatagaaaaaaaaacaaatcaagtTACTGAATTGAATACTCAACTTGGTTTTCGTGATCAAGAAATTGGAGAATTAAAGGACAGATGtcaagaattacaaaaattacatgatgaaactattgaaaatactaataaagaaaaaattattagtgAAAATCTTATAAAAGACTTGAAAGTGAGGGTTGAAGAATTTTCACAGGAACTTAAAACTTTGCAGCagtcgaaacaaaaattagaaaatgaaCTAAATGGAAGAGAACAGTCTATTGAAGAAATAGTCCAGAAACTTAATTCTGAAGTGAATTCTAAAGAAAACTTGAATAAACTATTTTTAGAAGCAACTTCACAGCTTAACttgagtgaaaagaaaatgaaagcgATGCAAGAAGAAATAGATATTCGTGACGATAACTTGAAGTCTATGAATGACAAGTACAACCATGGTCTAACACAAATAGCTTTATTGAAATCTGCAAACGATAATTCTGCTTCAGAAGCACAAATGAAACTGGTGACTATGGAAAAACAATTAGCTAATATTACAACTGAACATGAGACTGTAACTAAATTTCTTGCCGAAATAACTCAGCTCCATGGTGAATTGAATACTAAGTTAGCAGATGCGACAGAGAATAACAAAATTCTTACTACCAAAGTTACCGATACTGAAACTCAATTGAAATCCGGAAAAGATCTTGTTTcagaattaaataataaaattattgcctttgaagaaaaaagcgCACAGTCTGTAAGGGAATTAGCCAAACTCAATGAAGAGCTTAAAATTGAGCAACAAAATTCGAATTCTGCGTTAGAAGAGAAGCGTGTATTGCAAGATGCAGTAAAGGTACTACAAGAACAGTTACTTGCTATGCAAAATGATTTATCTGTTAAAAAATCTGCTGAGGTAGAATTGATAGCCAAATTAGAGAATTCAACCAAAGCACAGGAAAAATCTTGCCAAGATATCGAAGTTGCAAAGGAAaccgaaataaagaatttaaagAGTAATCTTGATAAAGTGGCGTTACAAAATGCcgagttgataaaaaatatgaattctcTAAAAGCGacaataattcaaaaagatACTGAATTCAGCATTATGAAAAAGTCTCTTGACGAGCTCAACGCACAAGTCAAGCATGCTGAAAAAACTGAATGTGAGCAGACAAAGACCATTGAAGAATATCAAATGAAGCTCACAACTCAACAATTGGAACTGGATAATACTAACAAGCAGAATCTCAACTTGCGACAAACTAAAGAGTCCTTAGAAACTCTATTGCAGGAAAAGGAGCAAAGCATAAGTGCTATAAAAGAATCCTTGAACAAAGATATCCAAGACAAATCAAACGCCAAAGAACTTACTCACCAGTTGAATCTCGTACATGCAGAGGTGAACCAGTTGAAAGAAACCGAATCTAATTTGTATGTACTATACATGATAtattaaaattgtattaatattattttttaactacATTTGCACTGCACGGATTAATTTGGTcaagatttctttttattggTAAACTTTTAGTATCCTCTTCCGACATATTTCAcgtaattttcagaaaaaaagaattagcaGAGGTCAATAAGAAATGGGTTGAAGCCAAAGAAGCCCTCAAACTAGCTggtcaaaatcagaaaaatcttaaAGACGTAAGTAGTATCAAATGTGGAGCACTAAATATGTACATTAAGCACTTTTCCcctgtaatttgaatttgggTATGGTTGAGATGGGTTGGTAAATGCCTAGATAAAGAAGGTTTTTACGTCAAAAATGCACAtgtttcatcaattttgtTACCAAATAGTTGTACATGAAGTATTCATCGAATATAACGCATATAAAGCATAACGAATATATAATAAGAAACAAGAATACTACAATTATAATCGGgagcttattgttagatattAATGCATCAATCAAAACCGCTTAAAAATTATGGTAAAACATGTAGTAAATTCATTCGATCGCACTCTAagatggctcattttattcagaaaactATTTTCCCAAAATTATGGTGTGCAGTTGGGTTACTGTTGGGGTACAATTGGGTCTTGTTTGGCGATCTGGATACACACATTGCTGtttccatttttgaatttgatcaAAGTTAATCCCAAGTTTGCATAGAAGACTTAAGTCTATATTACAGAGCATAATAGAACATCAGTGGCAAAACCCCAATAATTTCAGCAAACACAAACCCAATCAGTATCCAACAGCAACTCAATTGCGGATCAGCAGTAACCGAATTGCAATATAACTATAACCGATCAAAACTCAACTATGACCATATTTGAACCCACAATGGACACCATTACTACAGGCATTTATTTATACTGAATTCCTCATTGCTTCCTTAAATAGGTTGAAGTCATCCCAAGTAATCAGTCTATTCATCCTGCAGGGGGCGACGTGAGTAAGAACAAAAAGATCATTGGTATGTTTTTCATCTCTTTGCATAGAAATCATTCAGCAAATGCACAGCAATTCACAGCCTATAATTAATCCTATGCTAGATGGAATAGCACAATTATGAAAAGCAGAATTGCAAACCGGGACAAGCTTACTCTTCTCAGTAAATCAAATTGGAAAACCGTGTAGTGCTGCAAGGAAATgacatattttaaaaattttcccattccATACTAACATTGCTTCTAAATTCTCTCCTCATGAATTTCTAACAGCTATTATCCCAGCTGCCTTCTTTACTTCCAATTGTTTTGTCACACAGTTTGtttctagaaaatttttacagagtCTGGAAATATTTCATGAATACAAGGGTTCCATTGCGCCATTCCATCTCCTATGAGTTGAAACCCGTAATGACTCATTTTTACTATCAGGTAATGACGTTGATATGGACAAGTTATTAGAGGAACATGAATTGGCTCAAGGACAAATAGATTTCCTAAACTCAGTTATCATAgacatgaagaaaaaaaatgatgctCTGACATGCAAAGTGGAAGTTCTAGAAATGGGTATCCCTCCAAGCGAAGCAGACGATTACAATTTGTGAGTTCATTTTTTTCgtgatacgaatttttgtaaatttagtAATACAGATTAAACCTTCtggtaaaaattattgcacTTTGATCTTCATTTGTCGACTTATATTTTAAGAAAACTatttcgttgttgttgttttaaGATGGTATTAAATTATAGCTATTGTACTGTACGAATCACCGATTATACTGTACCGCAAATCCaaatgatgtttttttttcttaactaaAAATCATCCAAGCTTgcaaagtatttttattttcttgtagGATTTCCATCAACTCGAGAATGGCGGCACCTCGTATGTTCTGTGATATCTGTGATCAATTTGATTTACACGACACAGAGGACTGTCCTCGTCAAGCACAAGACTCACCTGAGCCAGAAACGTCACAAAGAACTCCAAAGAAGCAACCGGGTGAAAGACCATACTGCGATGTTTGTGAGGGTTAGTGTTTGccaagaaaatttatcaatacaTACTTATTAGGCCACCACAGATGTGCCTAACTGGCCCACGTGGAAAATCATGCTTTGGCAATAATGATTTAATCTAAACTAACC is drawn from Neodiprion fabricii isolate iyNeoFabr1 chromosome 3, iyNeoFabr1.1, whole genome shotgun sequence and contains these coding sequences:
- the LOC124178734 gene encoding restin homolog isoform X1, with translation MSRTAMLLRQITRQMLVTSIIKTQTCEMTEAKLSGLRPPTKIGRPCCASGPKPSVPPSPSRSSTKNSMEHLWETHGRRLSETGSRRDSDTSVVLTEDTDSFIIGDRVWVGGTKPGLIAYIGETQFAPGDWAGIVLDEPIGKNDGSVAGSRYFQCEPKRGVFSRLTRLTRRPLSDLPPSALSPTQRTPTSPTESTRGNLSKSISPSLNTSTTSLSSVSHRELRLGERVIVSSSQGSKAGILRFMGTTEFANGEWCGIELDDPVGKNDGSVGEKRYFECRPKHGLFAPIHKVSRSPSSKRSSTCIVHKPTGAALNMALRKMGSRESLLSTSSISSTQASTVSKSAAASARKPGIRTSTPTRSSVQEMLKDKQIEIEHLHKERDLERQRVTRAANQADQAEHTILLMKQEYERYRENMEKKIQDAEQALAQLLDEKSILVTQLDEERRKCEDLLFRFEEESVDKDAIQQEKTTQNVTNSLNENKIKELELKLSEERERVVQLEQDSIKLFEAEEELTKLRSELSSTVGQDQSASEELQKLGQQLEEMQKTLQLKENEKSDLIARYEEQIKTFQAQLTEHEKSTASLTDSESTLKNELEHAKQSLESRNTIISQMSQKYDNDIAKLKEDIQQSVINMDNITRNNTLSQESLISKYENIVSEKDNIIKQKTEELDTEVKRNLEMQKTNLEQLKSDNTKRFEELSDTFKSQLTEKELKIVNITSQLDEKNKEIEKLMTEMKICNQSRDSELQKAFLEIEDLKQKLKSLDENNNYLKNQIQTLELKIEDDNKKFDYEKKKLEIDIADFKSSSLDTLAQLKQLKEELSNKETEISNLSESNVKTIEQMAKDIENKLSAKEEIIQQLKLETVNKTKEIENAQQEITDLKAIVLQKTTEVEQFSKKCTELENSISASVNGKTLLETELQSLTSTNAELNRKLITLEEKNSLLVEQKKKLELDICNLISSTANSSDQLMKYNEDLRKKEQELDEVRDKVGQIQNSLESVQNTLKSTEQDLEKSQLLNKESNSKLDEVQGLLMSEKKINTDLTLQLGSLKNRERELVETVDKGKDLSLEIEKKTNQVTELNTQLGFRDQEIGELKDRCQELQKLHDETIENTNKEKIISENLIKDLKVRVEEFSQELKTLQQSKQKLENELNGREQSIEEIVQKLNSEVNSKENLNKLFLEATSQLNLSEKKMKAMQEEIDIRDDNLKSMNDKYNHGLTQIALLKSANDNSASEAQMKLVTMEKQLANITTEHETVTKFLAEITQLHGELNTKLADATENNKILTTKVTDTETQLKSGKDLVSELNNKIIAFEEKSAQSVRELAKLNEELKIEQQNSNSALEEKRVLQDAVKVLQEQLLAMQNDLSVKKSAEVELIAKLENSTKAQEKSCQDIEVAKETEIKNLKSNLDKVALQNAELIKNMNSLKATIIQKDTEFSIMKKSLDELNAQVKHAEKTECEQTKTIEEYQMKLTTQQLELDNTNKQNLNLRQTKESLETLLQEKEQSISAIKESLNKDIQDKSNAKELTHQLNLVHAEVNQLKETESNLKKELAEVNKKWVEAKEALKLAGQNQKNLKDVEVIPSNQSIHPAGGDVSKNKKIIGNDVDMDKLLEEHELAQGQIDFLNSVIIDMKKKNDALTCKVEVLEMGIPPSEADDYNLISINSRMAAPRMFCDICDQFDLHDTEDCPRQAQDSPEPETSQRTPKKQPGERPYCDVCEVFGHDTTNCEDEETF
- the LOC124178734 gene encoding restin homolog isoform X3 — its product is MSRTAMLLRQITRQMLVTSIIKTQTCEMTEAKLSGLRPPTKIGRPCCASGPKPSVPPSPSRSSTNTSVVLTEDTDSFIIGDRVWVGGTKPGLIAYIGETQFAPGDWAGIVLDEPIGKNDGSVAGSRYFQCEPKRGVFSRLTRLTRRPLSDLPPSALSPTQRTPTSPTESTRGNLSKSISPSLNTSTTSLSSVSHRELRLGERVIVSSSQGSKAGILRFMGTTEFANGEWCGIELDDPVGKNDGSVGEKRYFECRPKHGLFAPIHKVSRSPSSKRSSTCIVHKPTGAALNMALRKMGSRESLLSTSSISSTQASTVSKSAAASARKPGIRTSTPTRSSVQEMLKDKQIEIEHLHKERDLERQRVTRAANQADQAEHTILLMKQEYERYRENMEKKIQDAEQALAQLLDEKSILVTQLDEERRKCEDLLFRFEEESVDKDAIQQEKTTQNVTNSLNENKIKELELKLSEERERVVQLEQDSIKLFEAEEELTKLRSELSSTVGQDQSASEELQKLGQQLEEMQKTLQLKENEKSDLIARYEEQIKTFQAQLTEHEKSTASLTDSESTLKNELEHAKQSLESRNTIISQMSQKYDNDIAKLKEDIQQSVINMDNITRNNTLSQESLISKYENIVSEKDNIIKQKTEELDTEVKRNLEMQKTNLEQLKSDNTKRFEELSDTFKSQLTEKELKIVNITSQLDEKNKEIEKLMTEMKICNQSRDSELQKAFLEIEDLKQKLKSLDENNNYLKNQIQTLELKIEDDNKKFDYEKKKLEIDIADFKSSSLDTLAQLKQLKEELSNKETEISNLSESNVKTIEQMAKDIENKLSAKEEIIQQLKLETVNKTKEIENAQQEITDLKAIVLQKTTEVEQFSKKCTELENSISASVNGKTLLETELQSLTSTNAELNRKLITLEEKNSLLVEQKKKLELDICNLISSTANSSDQLMKYNEDLRKKEQELDEVRDKVGQIQNSLESVQNTLKSTEQDLEKSQLLNKESNSKLDEVQGLLMSEKKINTDLTLQLGSLKNRERELVETVDKGKDLSLEIEKKTNQVTELNTQLGFRDQEIGELKDRCQELQKLHDETIENTNKEKIISENLIKDLKVRVEEFSQELKTLQQSKQKLENELNGREQSIEEIVQKLNSEVNSKENLNKLFLEATSQLNLSEKKMKAMQEEIDIRDDNLKSMNDKYNHGLTQIALLKSANDNSASEAQMKLVTMEKQLANITTEHETVTKFLAEITQLHGELNTKLADATENNKILTTKVTDTETQLKSGKDLVSELNNKIIAFEEKSAQSVRELAKLNEELKIEQQNSNSALEEKRVLQDAVKVLQEQLLAMQNDLSVKKSAEVELIAKLENSTKAQEKSCQDIEVAKETEIKNLKSNLDKVALQNAELIKNMNSLKATIIQKDTEFSIMKKSLDELNAQVKHAEKTECEQTKTIEEYQMKLTTQQLELDNTNKQNLNLRQTKESLETLLQEKEQSISAIKESLNKDIQDKSNAKELTHQLNLVHAEVNQLKETESNLKKELAEVNKKWVEAKEALKLAGQNQKNLKDVEVIPSNQSIHPAGGDVSKNKKIIGNDVDMDKLLEEHELAQGQIDFLNSVIIDMKKKNDALTCKVEVLEMGIPPSEADDYNLISINSRMAAPRMFCDICDQFDLHDTEDCPRQAQDSPEPETSQRTPKKQPGERPYCDVCEVFGHDTTNCEDEETF
- the LOC124178734 gene encoding restin homolog isoform X2; amino-acid sequence: MSRTAMLLRQITRQMLVTSIIKTQTCEMTEAKLSGLRPPTKIGRPCCASGPKPSVPPSPSRSSTKNSMEHLWETHGRRLSETGSRRDSDTSVVLTEDTDSFIIGDRVWVGGTKPGLIAYIGETQFAPGDWAGIVLDEPIGKNDGSVAGSRYFQCEPKRGVFSRLTRLTRRPLSDLPPSALSPTQRTPTSPTESTRGNLSKSISPSLNTSTTSLSSVSHRELRLGERVIVSSSQGSKAGILRFMGTTEFANGEWCGIELDDPVGKNDGSVGEKRYFECRPKHGLFAPIHKVSRSPSSKRSSTCIVHKPTGAALNMALRKMGSRESLLSTSSISSTQASTVSKSAAASAREMLKDKQIEIEHLHKERDLERQRVTRAANQADQAEHTILLMKQEYERYRENMEKKIQDAEQALAQLLDEKSILVTQLDEERRKCEDLLFRFEEESVDKDAIQQEKTTQNVTNSLNENKIKELELKLSEERERVVQLEQDSIKLFEAEEELTKLRSELSSTVGQDQSASEELQKLGQQLEEMQKTLQLKENEKSDLIARYEEQIKTFQAQLTEHEKSTASLTDSESTLKNELEHAKQSLESRNTIISQMSQKYDNDIAKLKEDIQQSVINMDNITRNNTLSQESLISKYENIVSEKDNIIKQKTEELDTEVKRNLEMQKTNLEQLKSDNTKRFEELSDTFKSQLTEKELKIVNITSQLDEKNKEIEKLMTEMKICNQSRDSELQKAFLEIEDLKQKLKSLDENNNYLKNQIQTLELKIEDDNKKFDYEKKKLEIDIADFKSSSLDTLAQLKQLKEELSNKETEISNLSESNVKTIEQMAKDIENKLSAKEEIIQQLKLETVNKTKEIENAQQEITDLKAIVLQKTTEVEQFSKKCTELENSISASVNGKTLLETELQSLTSTNAELNRKLITLEEKNSLLVEQKKKLELDICNLISSTANSSDQLMKYNEDLRKKEQELDEVRDKVGQIQNSLESVQNTLKSTEQDLEKSQLLNKESNSKLDEVQGLLMSEKKINTDLTLQLGSLKNRERELVETVDKGKDLSLEIEKKTNQVTELNTQLGFRDQEIGELKDRCQELQKLHDETIENTNKEKIISENLIKDLKVRVEEFSQELKTLQQSKQKLENELNGREQSIEEIVQKLNSEVNSKENLNKLFLEATSQLNLSEKKMKAMQEEIDIRDDNLKSMNDKYNHGLTQIALLKSANDNSASEAQMKLVTMEKQLANITTEHETVTKFLAEITQLHGELNTKLADATENNKILTTKVTDTETQLKSGKDLVSELNNKIIAFEEKSAQSVRELAKLNEELKIEQQNSNSALEEKRVLQDAVKVLQEQLLAMQNDLSVKKSAEVELIAKLENSTKAQEKSCQDIEVAKETEIKNLKSNLDKVALQNAELIKNMNSLKATIIQKDTEFSIMKKSLDELNAQVKHAEKTECEQTKTIEEYQMKLTTQQLELDNTNKQNLNLRQTKESLETLLQEKEQSISAIKESLNKDIQDKSNAKELTHQLNLVHAEVNQLKETESNLKKELAEVNKKWVEAKEALKLAGQNQKNLKDVEVIPSNQSIHPAGGDVSKNKKIIGNDVDMDKLLEEHELAQGQIDFLNSVIIDMKKKNDALTCKVEVLEMGIPPSEADDYNLISINSRMAAPRMFCDICDQFDLHDTEDCPRQAQDSPEPETSQRTPKKQPGERPYCDVCEVFGHDTTNCEDEETF
- the LOC124178734 gene encoding restin homolog isoform X4 yields the protein MTEAKLSGLRPPTKIGRPCCASGPKPSVPPSPSRSSTKNSMEHLWETHGRRLSETGSRRDSDTSVVLTEDTDSFIIGDRVWVGGTKPGLIAYIGETQFAPGDWAGIVLDEPIGKNDGSVAGSRYFQCEPKRGVFSRLTRLTRRPLSDLPPSALSPTQRTPTSPTESTRGNLSKSISPSLNTSTTSLSSVSHRELRLGERVIVSSSQGSKAGILRFMGTTEFANGEWCGIELDDPVGKNDGSVGEKRYFECRPKHGLFAPIHKVSRSPSSKRSSTCIVHKPTGAALNMALRKMGSRESLLSTSSISSTQASTVSKSAAASARKPGIRTSTPTRSSVQEMLKDKQIEIEHLHKERDLERQRVTRAANQADQAEHTILLMKQEYERYRENMEKKIQDAEQALAQLLDEKSILVTQLDEERRKCEDLLFRFEEESVDKDAIQQEKTTQNVTNSLNENKIKELELKLSEERERVVQLEQDSIKLFEAEEELTKLRSELSSTVGQDQSASEELQKLGQQLEEMQKTLQLKENEKSDLIARYEEQIKTFQAQLTEHEKSTASLTDSESTLKNELEHAKQSLESRNTIISQMSQKYDNDIAKLKEDIQQSVINMDNITRNNTLSQESLISKYENIVSEKDNIIKQKTEELDTEVKRNLEMQKTNLEQLKSDNTKRFEELSDTFKSQLTEKELKIVNITSQLDEKNKEIEKLMTEMKICNQSRDSELQKAFLEIEDLKQKLKSLDENNNYLKNQIQTLELKIEDDNKKFDYEKKKLEIDIADFKSSSLDTLAQLKQLKEELSNKETEISNLSESNVKTIEQMAKDIENKLSAKEEIIQQLKLETVNKTKEIENAQQEITDLKAIVLQKTTEVEQFSKKCTELENSISASVNGKTLLETELQSLTSTNAELNRKLITLEEKNSLLVEQKKKLELDICNLISSTANSSDQLMKYNEDLRKKEQELDEVRDKVGQIQNSLESVQNTLKSTEQDLEKSQLLNKESNSKLDEVQGLLMSEKKINTDLTLQLGSLKNRERELVETVDKGKDLSLEIEKKTNQVTELNTQLGFRDQEIGELKDRCQELQKLHDETIENTNKEKIISENLIKDLKVRVEEFSQELKTLQQSKQKLENELNGREQSIEEIVQKLNSEVNSKENLNKLFLEATSQLNLSEKKMKAMQEEIDIRDDNLKSMNDKYNHGLTQIALLKSANDNSASEAQMKLVTMEKQLANITTEHETVTKFLAEITQLHGELNTKLADATENNKILTTKVTDTETQLKSGKDLVSELNNKIIAFEEKSAQSVRELAKLNEELKIEQQNSNSALEEKRVLQDAVKVLQEQLLAMQNDLSVKKSAEVELIAKLENSTKAQEKSCQDIEVAKETEIKNLKSNLDKVALQNAELIKNMNSLKATIIQKDTEFSIMKKSLDELNAQVKHAEKTECEQTKTIEEYQMKLTTQQLELDNTNKQNLNLRQTKESLETLLQEKEQSISAIKESLNKDIQDKSNAKELTHQLNLVHAEVNQLKETESNLKKELAEVNKKWVEAKEALKLAGQNQKNLKDVEVIPSNQSIHPAGGDVSKNKKIIGNDVDMDKLLEEHELAQGQIDFLNSVIIDMKKKNDALTCKVEVLEMGIPPSEADDYNLISINSRMAAPRMFCDICDQFDLHDTEDCPRQAQDSPEPETSQRTPKKQPGERPYCDVCEVFGHDTTNCEDEETF
- the LOC124178734 gene encoding restin homolog isoform X5 is translated as MEHLWETHGRRLSETGSRRDSDTSVVLTEDTDSFIIGDRVWVGGTKPGLIAYIGETQFAPGDWAGIVLDEPIGKNDGSVAGSRYFQCEPKRGVFSRLTRLTRRPLSDLPPSALSPTQRTPTSPTESTRGNLSKSISPSLNTSTTSLSSVSHRELRLGERVIVSSSQGSKAGILRFMGTTEFANGEWCGIELDDPVGKNDGSVGEKRYFECRPKHGLFAPIHKVSRSPSSKRSSTCIVHKPTGAALNMALRKMGSRESLLSTSSISSTQASTVSKSAAASARKPGIRTSTPTRSSVQEMLKDKQIEIEHLHKERDLERQRVTRAANQADQAEHTILLMKQEYERYRENMEKKIQDAEQALAQLLDEKSILVTQLDEERRKCEDLLFRFEEESVDKDAIQQEKTTQNVTNSLNENKIKELELKLSEERERVVQLEQDSIKLFEAEEELTKLRSELSSTVGQDQSASEELQKLGQQLEEMQKTLQLKENEKSDLIARYEEQIKTFQAQLTEHEKSTASLTDSESTLKNELEHAKQSLESRNTIISQMSQKYDNDIAKLKEDIQQSVINMDNITRNNTLSQESLISKYENIVSEKDNIIKQKTEELDTEVKRNLEMQKTNLEQLKSDNTKRFEELSDTFKSQLTEKELKIVNITSQLDEKNKEIEKLMTEMKICNQSRDSELQKAFLEIEDLKQKLKSLDENNNYLKNQIQTLELKIEDDNKKFDYEKKKLEIDIADFKSSSLDTLAQLKQLKEELSNKETEISNLSESNVKTIEQMAKDIENKLSAKEEIIQQLKLETVNKTKEIENAQQEITDLKAIVLQKTTEVEQFSKKCTELENSISASVNGKTLLETELQSLTSTNAELNRKLITLEEKNSLLVEQKKKLELDICNLISSTANSSDQLMKYNEDLRKKEQELDEVRDKVGQIQNSLESVQNTLKSTEQDLEKSQLLNKESNSKLDEVQGLLMSEKKINTDLTLQLGSLKNRERELVETVDKGKDLSLEIEKKTNQVTELNTQLGFRDQEIGELKDRCQELQKLHDETIENTNKEKIISENLIKDLKVRVEEFSQELKTLQQSKQKLENELNGREQSIEEIVQKLNSEVNSKENLNKLFLEATSQLNLSEKKMKAMQEEIDIRDDNLKSMNDKYNHGLTQIALLKSANDNSASEAQMKLVTMEKQLANITTEHETVTKFLAEITQLHGELNTKLADATENNKILTTKVTDTETQLKSGKDLVSELNNKIIAFEEKSAQSVRELAKLNEELKIEQQNSNSALEEKRVLQDAVKVLQEQLLAMQNDLSVKKSAEVELIAKLENSTKAQEKSCQDIEVAKETEIKNLKSNLDKVALQNAELIKNMNSLKATIIQKDTEFSIMKKSLDELNAQVKHAEKTECEQTKTIEEYQMKLTTQQLELDNTNKQNLNLRQTKESLETLLQEKEQSISAIKESLNKDIQDKSNAKELTHQLNLVHAEVNQLKETESNLKKELAEVNKKWVEAKEALKLAGQNQKNLKDVEVIPSNQSIHPAGGDVSKNKKIIGNDVDMDKLLEEHELAQGQIDFLNSVIIDMKKKNDALTCKVEVLEMGIPPSEADDYNLISINSRMAAPRMFCDICDQFDLHDTEDCPRQAQDSPEPETSQRTPKKQPGERPYCDVCEVFGHDTTNCEDEETF